The Nitrospira sp. genome contains a region encoding:
- a CDS encoding hydrogenase: protein MTPPIGSQLVDLGSALLLLTCFGIVAQRRLSACVDLFALQSIFLALTATLVALLTGIHHIYIAAALTIVIKAIVIPRILKKVIERLNVSRELVMNINVPASLLICGVLVMVAFLITQPIIPFGHLLTRDSLAIALAIVLIGFFTMIARQKAVTQMIAFLVMENGLFLGATAATYGMPLIVELGVFFDVLVAALIAGIYTNRLQDAFDSVDTAHLSELKE from the coding sequence ATGACACCACCGATCGGATCACAATTGGTAGACTTGGGTTCGGCTCTCTTGCTGCTAACCTGTTTTGGAATTGTGGCACAGCGTCGCCTGTCGGCCTGTGTCGATCTGTTTGCCTTGCAATCGATTTTCCTCGCGCTCACCGCGACGCTCGTCGCATTGCTGACGGGGATTCACCATATTTACATCGCCGCTGCTCTGACCATCGTCATCAAGGCGATCGTCATCCCCCGGATCTTAAAAAAGGTGATCGAGCGACTCAATGTTTCACGTGAACTGGTGATGAATATCAATGTGCCGGCCAGCCTGCTCATCTGCGGGGTGCTGGTCATGGTCGCCTTCCTAATTACACAGCCGATCATTCCGTTTGGACATCTCCTGACCCGGGATTCGCTGGCCATTGCGCTGGCGATCGTGCTGATCGGTTTCTTTACGATGATCGCGCGCCAAAAGGCCGTCACGCAAATGATCGCGTTCCTGGTCATGGAAAACGGCCTCTTCTTAGGAGCCACGGCTGCAACCTATGGCATGCCGCTGATCGTTGAATTAGGCGTGTTCTTCGATGTATTGGTCGCCGCCTTGATCGCAGGCATCTATACGAATCGGCTGCAAGATGCCTTCGATAGCGTAGATACCGCCCACCTCAGCGAGCTGAAAGAATGA
- a CDS encoding NADH-quinone oxidoreductase subunit H: MLDAFILIAIQTVVLLASAPLIVGLIRKVKARLQCRRGASVFQPYADLTKLFQKQPVVSSTTSWIFTATPYILFASTLAAGLLVPVFISRTPLNFAGNIIALVYLLALGTFFLMLAGLDAGSTFGGMGSSREAIVASMTEPAMMLSVFAIALTAGSTNLSTIVHKTALLEGIVTDPSPHLMAFAALVIVAIAETGRVPVDNPATHLELTMIHEAMILEYSGRYLALVEWAAGLKLLVFLTLIANVSAPWGIATNMEPAALGIGLAAYLVKISGLAVLIGILESMFAKLRLFRVTDLLGTAFILALLGLVFFYVRRG; the protein is encoded by the coding sequence ATGTTGGATGCCTTCATTCTTATCGCCATACAGACCGTCGTCTTATTGGCGTCCGCTCCGTTGATCGTCGGCCTTATCAGGAAGGTGAAGGCACGTCTGCAATGCCGGCGGGGAGCCTCCGTCTTCCAACCCTACGCTGATCTGACTAAGCTCTTTCAAAAGCAGCCGGTTGTCTCATCCACCACGTCGTGGATTTTCACCGCCACCCCCTACATCCTCTTTGCTTCGACGCTGGCGGCCGGGCTGCTGGTGCCAGTGTTTATCTCCAGGACTCCGTTGAACTTCGCAGGCAACATCATCGCCCTCGTCTATCTGCTAGCCTTGGGCACGTTCTTTTTGATGCTGGCCGGTCTCGACGCCGGTTCGACCTTCGGAGGGATGGGGAGCAGCCGCGAAGCGATTGTGGCGTCGATGACCGAGCCGGCCATGATGCTATCGGTCTTTGCAATCGCGCTCACGGCAGGGTCTACGAATCTGAGCACCATCGTCCACAAGACGGCGTTACTCGAAGGCATTGTGACCGATCCGTCGCCTCATCTCATGGCGTTCGCTGCACTGGTCATCGTGGCCATTGCCGAAACCGGGCGGGTGCCGGTGGATAATCCAGCCACCCACCTCGAACTCACGATGATCCACGAAGCAATGATTTTGGAATATTCGGGACGGTATCTGGCGCTGGTCGAATGGGCGGCGGGACTCAAGCTCTTGGTATTTCTTACCTTGATCGCCAACGTGTCCGCTCCCTGGGGGATTGCAACCAATATGGAGCCGGCTGCACTCGGTATCGGCTTGGCAGCCTATCTCGTAAAAATCTCGGGATTGGCGGTGTTGATCGGCATCCTTGAATCGATGTTTGCCAAGTTGCGTTTATTCAGAGTGACGGACTTGCTGGGAACCGCGTTTATCCTGGCACTGCTCGGACTCGTCTTCTTCTACGTCCGGCGAGGCTGA